The Zalophus californianus isolate mZalCal1 chromosome 7, mZalCal1.pri.v2, whole genome shotgun sequence genome includes a region encoding these proteins:
- the LOC113927026 gene encoding mRNA export factor-like: MSLFGTTSGFGTSGTSMFGSTSTDNHNPMKDIEVTSSPDDSICCLSFSPPTLPGNFLIAGSWANDVRCWEVQDSGQTIPKAQQMHTGPVLDVCWSDDGSKVFTASCDKTAKMWDLNSNQAIQIAQHDAPVKTIHWIKAPNYSCVMTGSWDKTLKFWDTRSSNPVMVLQLPERCYCADVIYPMAVVATAERGLIVYQLENQPSEFRRIESPLKHQHRCVAIFKDKQNKPTGFALGSIEGRVAIHYINPPNPAKDNFTFKCHRSNGTNTSAPQDIYAVNGIAFHPVHGTLATVGSDGRFSFWDKDARTKLKTSEQLDQPISACGFNHNGNIFAYASSYDWSKGHEFYNPQKKNYIFLRNAAEELKPRNKK; the protein is encoded by the coding sequence ATGAGTCTGTTTGGAACCACCTCGGGTTTTGGAACTAGCGGGACCAGCATGTTTGGCAGCACAAGCACAGATAACCACAACCCCATGAAGGATATTGAAGTAACATCCTCTCCTGATGACAGCATTTGTTGTCTATCTTTTAGCCCACCAACCTTGCCCGGCAACTTTCTTATTGCAGGATCGTGGGCTAATGACGTTCGctgctgggaagttcaagatAGTGGACAGACTATTCCAAAAGCCCAGCAGATGCACACGGGGCCTGTGTTAGATGTCTGCTGGAGTGATGATGGGAGCAAAGTATTTACAGCATCATGTGATAAAACTGCCAAAATGTGGGACCTCAACAGTAATCAAGCAATACAGATTGCACAGCACGATGCTCCTGTGAAAACCATACATTGGATCAAAGCACCAAACTACAGCTGTGTGATGACCGGGAGTTGGGATAAGACTTTGAAGTTTTGGGATACACGATCATCAAATCCTGTGATGGTGTTGCAGCTCCCTGAGAGGTGTTACTGTGCCGATGTGATCTACCCTATGGCCGTGGTGGCAACTGCAGAGAGAGGACTGATTGTCTACCAGTTAGAGAATCAACCTTCTGAATTCAGGAGGATAGAATCTCCACTGAAACACCAGCATCGATGTGTggctatttttaaagacaaacagAACAAGCCGACTGGTTTCGCCCTGGGAAGCATCGAGGGGAGGGTTGCTATTCACTACATCAACCCCCCAAATCCCGCCAAAGACAACTTTACCTTCAAATGTCACCGCTCGAACGGAACCAATACTTCAGCCCCTCAGGACATCTACGCGGTAAATGGGATCGCATTCCATCCTGTCCATGGCACTCTTGCCACTGTGGGATCTGATGGTAGATTCAGCTTTTGGGACAAAGATGCCAGAACGAAACTAAAAACTTCAGAACAGTTAGATCAGCCGATATCGGCTTGCGGCTTCAATCACAATGGAAACATATTTGCGTATGCTTCCAGCTACGACTGGTCAAAGGGACATGAATTTTATAatccccaaaagaaaaattacattttcctgCGTAATGCAGCCGAAGAGCTAAAACCCAGGAATAAGAAGTAG